In the genome of Pseudomonas putida, one region contains:
- the prpC gene encoding bifunctional 2-methylcitrate synthase/citrate synthase: MAEAKVLSGAGLRGQVAGQTALSTVGQAGAGLTYRGYDVRDLAAGAEFEEVAYLLLYGELPSKAELADYKRKLKGLRDLPQALKEVLERIPRDAHPMDVMRTGCSVLGTLEPELTFEAQREKTDRLLAVFPAIMCYWYRFTHHGVRIDCTSDEDTLGGHFLHLLHGKKPSELHVKVMNVSLILYAEHEFNASTFTARVCASTLSDLYSCITAAIGSLRGPLHGGANEAAMELIERFQSPQEAVAELLRMLERKDKIMGFGHAIYKESDPRNEVIKGWSKQLADEVGDTVLYPVSEAIDKTMWEQKRLFPNADFYHASAYHFMGIPTKLFTPIFVCSRLTGWAAHVFEQRANNRIIRPSAEYVGVEQRKFVPIEQR; encoded by the coding sequence ATGGCCGAAGCAAAAGTACTCAGCGGTGCAGGCCTGCGTGGCCAGGTGGCCGGGCAGACCGCGCTGTCGACCGTTGGCCAGGCCGGTGCTGGTCTGACCTACCGTGGCTACGATGTTCGCGACCTGGCGGCTGGTGCCGAATTCGAAGAAGTCGCCTATCTGCTGCTGTACGGCGAGCTGCCGAGCAAGGCAGAGCTGGCCGATTACAAGCGCAAGCTCAAAGGCCTGCGCGACCTGCCCCAGGCCCTTAAGGAAGTGCTTGAGCGCATCCCGCGCGACGCCCACCCGATGGACGTGATGCGCACCGGTTGCTCGGTGCTGGGGACCTTGGAGCCTGAGCTGACCTTCGAGGCCCAGCGCGAGAAGACCGATCGCTTGCTGGCCGTCTTCCCGGCGATCATGTGCTACTGGTACCGCTTCACCCACCATGGCGTGCGCATCGACTGCACCAGCGACGAAGACACCCTGGGCGGCCATTTCCTGCACCTGCTGCACGGCAAGAAGCCGAGCGAACTGCACGTCAAAGTGATGAACGTCTCGCTGATCCTCTACGCCGAGCACGAATTCAACGCCTCGACCTTCACTGCCCGCGTCTGCGCCTCGACCCTGTCGGACCTGTATTCGTGCATCACCGCCGCCATCGGTTCTCTGCGCGGCCCGCTGCACGGTGGCGCCAACGAGGCGGCCATGGAGCTGATCGAGCGCTTCCAGAGCCCGCAGGAGGCCGTTGCCGAGCTGCTGCGCATGCTTGAGCGCAAGGACAAGATCATGGGCTTCGGCCATGCGATCTACAAAGAGTCCGACCCGCGTAACGAGGTGATCAAGGGCTGGTCGAAGCAGTTGGCTGACGAGGTGGGTGACACCGTGCTGTACCCGGTCTCCGAGGCAATCGACAAGACCATGTGGGAGCAAAAGCGCCTGTTCCCGAACGCTGACTTCTACCACGCCTCGGCGTACCACTTCATGGGTATCCCGACCAAGCTGTTCACTCCGATCTTTGTCTGCTCGCGCCTGACCGGCTGGGCCGCGCATGTCTTCGAGCAGCGCGCCAACAACCGCATCATCCGCCCGAGCGCCGAGTATGTCGGCGTCGAGCAGCGCAAGTTCGTGCCGATCGAGCAGCGCTGA
- the prpB gene encoding methylisocitrate lyase, which yields MTLKSTPGQRFRDAVAAEHPLQVVGTINANHALLAKRAGFKAIYLSGGGVAAGSLGLPDLGISGLDDVLTDVRRITDVCDLPLLVDVDTGFGASAFNVARTVRSMIKFGAAAIHIEDQVGAKRCGHRPNKEIVTQQEMVDRIKAAVDARTDDSFVIMARTDALAVEGLNAALDRAAACIEAGADMIFPEAITELSMYKTFADRVKAPILANITEFGATPLYTTEELASVDVSLVLYPLSAFRAMNKAAENVYTALRRDGTQKNVVDTMQTRMELYDAIGYHAFEQSLDALFAQKKG from the coding sequence ATGACTTTGAAGAGCACGCCCGGCCAACGTTTCCGCGACGCGGTAGCCGCCGAACATCCGTTGCAGGTGGTCGGGACCATCAATGCCAACCATGCCCTGCTGGCCAAGCGTGCCGGCTTCAAGGCCATCTACCTCTCCGGCGGCGGTGTCGCCGCAGGCTCGCTGGGCCTGCCTGACCTGGGCATCAGCGGCCTGGATGATGTGCTGACCGACGTACGCCGGATCACCGATGTCTGCGACCTGCCGCTGCTGGTGGATGTCGACACCGGTTTCGGGGCGTCGGCCTTCAACGTGGCCCGTACCGTGCGTTCGATGATCAAGTTCGGCGCGGCGGCCATCCATATCGAGGACCAGGTCGGCGCCAAGCGTTGTGGCCATCGCCCGAACAAGGAAATCGTCACCCAGCAGGAAATGGTCGACCGCATCAAGGCCGCAGTGGATGCCCGTACCGATGACAGCTTCGTGATCATGGCCCGTACCGACGCCTTGGCAGTCGAAGGCCTGAATGCCGCGCTGGATCGCGCTGCAGCCTGCATCGAGGCCGGTGCCGACATGATCTTCCCGGAAGCGATCACCGAGCTTTCGATGTACAAGACCTTCGCCGACCGTGTGAAGGCGCCTATCCTGGCCAACATCACCGAATTCGGCGCTACGCCGCTGTACACCACCGAAGAGCTGGCCTCGGTCGACGTCTCGTTGGTGCTGTACCCCTTGTCGGCCTTCCGCGCCATGAACAAGGCGGCTGAGAATGTCTACACCGCGCTGCGCCGCGACGGTACCCAGAAGAACGTTGTCGACACCATGCAGACGCGCATGGAGCTCTACGATGCCATCGGCTACCACGCCTTCGAGCAAAGCCTCGATGCGCTGTTCGCCCAGAAGAAAGGCTGA
- the pabB gene encoding aminodeoxychorismate synthase component I, producing MPTCTLHSLPYQLDPAVHFARLRQAPGAILLDSARPGAERGRFDLLSAWPVQHLQAGVGEDGRAYLQRLRDALADLGHATLPDGMELPFAGGLIGYLSYDFGRRLEQLPSLAQDDLGLPDAQLGLYAWAMITDHQRGTTQLVFHPSLAAAERSRLIQLFETPDTIEEGDFTLLAPMRGDLQPAQYRSAFDKVQQYIQAGDCYQINLTQRFRAPCQGDPWRAYQALRKACPTPFSGYQQLADGSALLSFSPERFIKVSQGQVETRPIKGTRPRSADPQEDARNAAELQSSPKDRSENLMIVDLLRNDLGRTCQIGSVKVPELFSLESYPNVHHLVSSITGRLAAGKDALDLIGDSFPGGSITGAPKIRAMQIIDELEPTRRALYCGSLLYVDVRGEMDSSIAIRSLLVKEGQVCCWGGGAVVADSEWQAEYEESIAKVRVLMETLQGL from the coding sequence ATGCCAACCTGTACGCTCCACTCCCTGCCCTACCAGCTCGACCCCGCCGTCCATTTCGCCCGCCTGCGTCAGGCCCCGGGCGCGATCCTGCTCGACAGCGCCCGTCCCGGCGCCGAGCGCGGTCGATTCGACTTGCTCAGCGCCTGGCCGGTGCAGCACCTGCAAGCCGGGGTCGGGGAAGATGGCCGAGCCTATCTGCAACGCCTGCGCGATGCCCTGGCTGATCTGGGCCACGCAACATTGCCCGACGGCATGGAGCTGCCGTTTGCCGGCGGCCTGATCGGCTACCTGAGCTATGACTTCGGCCGGCGCCTGGAGCAATTGCCAAGCCTGGCCCAGGACGATCTCGGCCTGCCCGATGCGCAACTGGGCCTGTATGCCTGGGCCATGATCACCGATCACCAGCGTGGTACCACGCAACTGGTGTTCCACCCAAGCCTCGCAGCCGCCGAACGCAGCCGCCTGATCCAGCTGTTCGAAACACCCGACACCATCGAAGAAGGCGACTTCACACTGCTCGCCCCGATGCGCGGCGACCTGCAACCTGCCCAGTACCGCAGCGCGTTCGACAAGGTCCAGCAGTACATCCAGGCCGGGGACTGCTACCAGATCAACCTGACTCAACGCTTCCGCGCCCCCTGCCAAGGCGACCCGTGGCGCGCCTACCAGGCTCTGCGCAAAGCCTGCCCGACGCCATTTTCCGGCTATCAGCAATTGGCCGATGGCAGCGCCTTGCTGAGCTTCTCGCCAGAGCGCTTCATCAAGGTCAGCCAGGGCCAGGTGGAAACCCGGCCGATCAAGGGCACCCGGCCTCGCTCCGCCGATCCGCAGGAGGACGCGCGCAACGCCGCCGAGCTGCAGAGCAGCCCCAAGGATCGCTCGGAAAACCTGATGATCGTCGACTTGCTGCGCAACGATCTGGGGCGTACGTGCCAGATCGGCTCGGTCAAGGTTCCCGAGCTGTTCAGCCTGGAGAGCTACCCCAATGTCCACCATCTGGTCAGCAGCATCACCGGGCGTTTGGCCGCCGGCAAGGATGCCCTGGACCTGATCGGCGATAGTTTCCCGGGTGGCTCGATCACCGGCGCTCCGAAGATTCGCGCCATGCAAATCATCGATGAACTGGAGCCGACACGCCGCGCGCTGTACTGCGGCTCGCTGCTGTACGTGGACGTACGTGGCGAGATGGACAGCTCCATTGCCATCCGCAGCCTGCTGGTCAAGGAAGGTCAGGTCTGTTGCTGGGGCGGTGGCGCGGTGGTGGCCGACTCTGAGTGGCAGGCCGAGTACGAAGAGTCCATCGCCAAGGTGCGGGTGTTGATGGAGACCCTGCAAGGCTTGTGA
- a CDS encoding inactive transglutaminase family protein: protein MRSLTLHLKVLITVLVLLGVLVTAYQIFILGIPVTEDETDDLWNIDAKVEFIANPKDPVKVQMFVPPLNRDYVSLNESFISNNYGVSVNRADGNRKVTWSARRASGNQTLYYRLVLTKRYSNEKTTVKGPTFRDSLAVEGPEKIAAEALMAPIRQHSADVETFVSETIKRVNNLNDDNVKLLLAGDTSSMKKAQVIDLLLSIAHVPMEKVHTIRLVADTPQTPELWLRSFNGNDWLYFNPDTGEQGLPSDRLLWWTGDDNLITVDGGKKANVTFSMNNSEMNAIRLAKLTDENTDADFLEYSLYGLPLQTQQTFMIMVMIPIGVLVILVLRNLIGIQTLGTFTPVLIALAFRETQLGFGIVLFTVITALGLSLRSYLEHLKLQMLPRLSVVLTFVVVLIAAISLFSHKLGLERGLSVALFPMVILTMTIERLSITWEERGAGHAMKVAIGTLFAASLAHLLMMVPELVYFVFTFPAVLLILVGFMLAMGRYRGYRLTELVRFKAFVKADT, encoded by the coding sequence ATGCGCTCTCTTACCCTTCACCTGAAAGTCCTGATCACCGTCCTGGTGCTCCTGGGCGTGCTGGTCACGGCCTATCAGATCTTCATTCTCGGCATCCCGGTGACCGAGGACGAGACCGACGACTTGTGGAACATCGACGCCAAGGTCGAGTTCATCGCCAACCCGAAGGACCCGGTCAAGGTGCAGATGTTCGTACCACCGCTGAACCGTGACTATGTCAGCCTCAACGAGAGCTTCATCTCCAACAACTATGGGGTGAGCGTCAACCGCGCCGACGGCAACCGCAAGGTGACCTGGTCGGCCCGCCGCGCCAGCGGCAACCAGACCCTCTACTACCGCCTGGTCCTGACCAAGCGCTACAGCAATGAGAAGACCACGGTCAAAGGCCCGACCTTCCGCGACAGCCTGGCCGTCGAAGGCCCAGAGAAGATCGCCGCCGAGGCCCTGATGGCGCCGATCCGCCAGCACTCGGCCGACGTCGAGACCTTCGTCAGCGAGACCATCAAGCGGGTCAACAACCTCAACGACGACAACGTCAAGTTGCTGCTGGCCGGCGACACCTCGTCGATGAAGAAAGCCCAGGTCATCGACCTGCTGCTGTCCATCGCCCACGTGCCGATGGAAAAGGTCCACACCATCCGCCTCGTGGCCGATACCCCACAAACGCCTGAGCTGTGGCTGCGCAGCTTCAACGGCAACGACTGGCTCTACTTCAACCCCGACACCGGTGAACAGGGCCTGCCCAGCGATCGCCTGCTGTGGTGGACCGGTGACGACAACCTGATCACCGTCGATGGTGGCAAGAAGGCCAATGTCACCTTCAGCATGAACAACAGCGAGATGAACGCCATCCGCCTGGCCAAGCTGACCGACGAGAACACCGACGCCGATTTCCTGGAGTACTCCCTGTACGGCCTGCCCCTGCAGACCCAGCAGACCTTCATGATCATGGTGATGATCCCGATCGGCGTGCTGGTGATCCTGGTGCTGCGCAACCTGATCGGCATCCAGACCCTCGGCACCTTCACCCCGGTGCTGATCGCCCTGGCCTTCCGCGAAACCCAGTTGGGCTTTGGCATCGTGCTGTTCACGGTGATCACCGCTCTGGGCCTGTCGCTGCGCTCGTACCTTGAACACCTGAAGCTGCAGATGCTGCCACGCCTGTCGGTGGTGCTGACCTTCGTGGTGGTACTGATCGCCGCCATCAGCCTGTTCAGCCACAAGCTGGGCCTGGAACGTGGCCTGTCGGTAGCCCTGTTCCCGATGGTGATCCTGACCATGACCATCGAGCGCTTGTCCATTACCTGGGAAGAACGTGGCGCCGGCCATGCCATGAAGGTGGCCATCGGTACCCTGTTCGCCGCTTCGCTGGCGCATTTACTGATGATGGTGCCGGAGCTGGTGTACTTCGTATTCACCTTCCCGGCCGTACTGCTGATTCTGGTGGGCTTCATGCTGGCGATGGGTCGCTACCGCGGCTACCGCCTGACCGAGCTCGTTCGCTTCAAGGCTTTCGTGAAGGCTGACACCTGA
- a CDS encoding ATP-dependent zinc protease family protein, with the protein MRLTPASLLFCLALLPALGQAGEKTVYGLNEYARLSDLDLEVAAKLDTGAKTASLSARDIKRFKRNGESWVRFYLAIDAAHSHPIERPLARVSKIKRRAGDYNPDEGKAYTARPVIELDICMGQARRTIEVNLTDRSAFQFPLLIGSEALKHFDALVDPSLKYAAGKPACATKAPTAE; encoded by the coding sequence ATGAGACTTACACCCGCTTCATTGCTGTTCTGCCTCGCTCTGCTGCCGGCCCTTGGCCAGGCGGGAGAAAAGACCGTGTATGGCCTGAACGAATATGCCCGCCTTTCCGACCTCGACCTGGAAGTGGCGGCCAAACTCGACACCGGCGCCAAGACCGCGTCCCTGAGCGCCCGTGACATCAAGCGTTTCAAGCGCAACGGCGAAAGCTGGGTACGCTTCTACCTGGCCATCGATGCCGCCCATTCGCACCCGATCGAACGCCCCTTGGCCCGCGTCAGCAAGATCAAGCGCCGAGCCGGCGACTACAACCCGGACGAAGGCAAGGCCTACACCGCACGCCCGGTTATCGAGCTAGATATCTGCATGGGCCAGGCCCGACGCACCATCGAGGTCAACCTCACCGACCGCAGTGCCTTCCAGTTCCCGTTGCTCATTGGCTCCGAGGCGCTCAAGCACTTTGACGCGCTGGTCGACCCAAGCCTTAAATACGCGGCCGGCAAACCTGCCTGCGCCACCAAAGCTCCCACCGCAGAGTAA
- a CDS encoding GntR family transcriptional regulator: MLDASQALLSVSDESETLSENVFRRIQAAIVKGEIAPGSKISEPELARTYGISRGPLREAIHRLEGQRLLVRVPHVGARVVSLNHAELIELYEIRESLEGMACRLAAERMSLADIDELRRVLDTHERDAAFQAGVGYYQQEGDFDFHYRIIQGSGNQTLVKMLCGELYQLVRMYRIQFSATPNRPRQAFAEHHRILDAIADRDGELAELLMRRHIGASKRNIERHYQGADNNSPRGES; the protein is encoded by the coding sequence ATGTTGGATGCAAGCCAAGCGCTGCTGTCGGTGTCGGATGAATCGGAAACGCTCTCGGAGAACGTCTTCCGGCGTATCCAGGCGGCCATCGTCAAAGGCGAGATCGCCCCGGGCAGCAAAATTTCCGAGCCGGAACTGGCGCGCACCTACGGGATCAGCCGGGGTCCGCTGCGCGAGGCCATCCATCGCCTGGAAGGGCAACGCCTGCTGGTGCGCGTCCCTCATGTGGGTGCCCGGGTGGTCTCGCTCAACCATGCCGAACTGATCGAGCTGTACGAAATCCGCGAATCGCTCGAGGGCATGGCCTGTCGCCTGGCTGCAGAACGTATGAGCCTAGCCGACATCGACGAGTTGCGCCGGGTGCTGGATACCCATGAGCGCGATGCGGCATTCCAGGCCGGTGTGGGCTACTACCAGCAGGAAGGCGACTTCGACTTCCATTATCGGATCATCCAGGGCAGCGGCAACCAGACCCTGGTCAAGATGCTCTGCGGCGAGCTGTACCAACTGGTGCGCATGTACCGCATCCAGTTCTCCGCGACGCCCAATCGCCCACGCCAGGCGTTTGCCGAACACCACCGTATCCTCGATGCCATCGCCGACCGTGACGGTGAACTGGCCGAACTCCTGATGCGTCGCCACATCGGCGCGTCCAAGCGCAACATCGAGCGTCACTACCAAGGCGCCGACAACAATAGCCCACGAGGTGAGTCATGA
- a CDS encoding alpha-L-glutamate ligase-like protein, translated as MFGLIKTWKALEARGIMGINRRNADYVLKYNKRHLYPIVDDKIITKERAIKAGIHVPEMYGIIETEKQIEKLDQIIGNRNDFVIKPAQGAGGDGIMVIADRFEDRYRTVSGKIISHEEIEHQISSILTGLYSLGGHRDRALIEYRVTPDQIFKSISYEGVPDIRIIVLMGYPVMAMLRLPTRQSGGKANLHQGAIGVGVDLATGLTLRGTWLNKIIRKHPDTTNAVDGVQLPNWDGFMKLAASCYELCGLGYIGVDMVLDQDKGPLILELNARPGLNIQIANDCGLTQRTHAIEAHLEALAKDGVKETAEQRVRVSQGLFGHVQPQ; from the coding sequence ATGTTCGGACTGATCAAGACCTGGAAAGCCCTGGAGGCCCGGGGCATCATGGGCATCAACCGGCGCAACGCGGATTACGTCCTGAAGTACAACAAGCGCCACCTGTACCCGATCGTCGATGACAAGATCATCACCAAGGAGCGCGCGATCAAGGCCGGCATCCATGTGCCGGAGATGTACGGCATCATCGAGACCGAAAAGCAGATCGAAAAACTCGACCAGATCATCGGCAACCGCAACGATTTCGTCATCAAGCCGGCCCAAGGGGCCGGCGGTGACGGCATCATGGTCATCGCCGATCGTTTCGAGGACCGCTACCGCACGGTGTCGGGCAAGATCATCAGCCACGAGGAGATCGAACACCAGATCTCCAGCATTCTCACCGGGCTCTATTCGCTTGGCGGGCACCGCGATCGCGCGCTGATCGAGTATCGGGTCACCCCGGACCAAATCTTCAAGAGCATCAGCTATGAAGGTGTGCCGGACATCCGCATCATCGTGCTGATGGGCTACCCGGTGATGGCCATGCTGCGGCTGCCAACCCGTCAATCCGGTGGCAAGGCCAACCTGCACCAAGGCGCAATCGGAGTGGGCGTGGACCTGGCCACTGGCCTGACCCTGCGCGGTACCTGGCTGAACAAGATCATCCGCAAGCACCCGGACACCACCAACGCGGTGGACGGCGTGCAGTTGCCGAACTGGGATGGCTTCATGAAGCTGGCAGCCAGCTGCTACGAGCTGTGCGGCCTGGGCTACATCGGGGTCGACATGGTCCTGGACCAGGACAAGGGCCCGCTGATTCTCGAGCTCAACGCCCGCCCGGGCCTGAATATCCAGATCGCCAACGACTGCGGCCTGACACAGCGTACCCATGCCATCGAGGCGCACCTGGAAGCGCTGGCCAAGGACGGCGTGAAGGAAACTGCCGAGCAGCGCGTGCGCGTCTCCCAAGGTCTGTTCGGTCACGTCCAACCGCAATAA